In Synechocystis sp. PCC 6714, the following are encoded in one genomic region:
- a CDS encoding chemotaxis protein CheW translates to MVSSNPADIFIDSRQEFDPEFQELQALEGELHLRFYLPSREEFALPAVSIREVMQQEPDRITPIPNASPLLLGTINLRGQVIWVADLGRFLGNNVNLNTDRAEIPVIAVEDQETLLGLAIDSLGNMEWLDTDNLQPANNVPDHIAPYVQGEWQIPAGDAPSSPPQILRLLDHVALLRSARWAT, encoded by the coding sequence ATGGTTAGTTCTAATCCGGCTGACATTTTCATCGATAGTAGGCAGGAATTTGATCCGGAGTTTCAGGAACTGCAGGCCCTAGAAGGGGAACTTCATCTCAGGTTTTATTTGCCCTCCCGGGAAGAATTTGCCCTCCCAGCGGTGTCCATTCGGGAAGTGATGCAACAGGAACCCGACCGCATTACCCCTATTCCCAATGCATCCCCCCTATTGTTAGGAACCATTAACCTAAGGGGTCAGGTGATTTGGGTGGCAGACCTCGGGCGTTTCCTGGGTAATAACGTCAATCTCAACACTGACCGGGCGGAAATCCCTGTCATTGCCGTGGAAGATCAAGAGACCCTTTTGGGTTTGGCAATTGACTCTCTCGGTAATATGGAATGGTTGGACACGGATAATCTTCAGCCGGCCAACAATGTGCCAGATCACATTGCCCCCTACGTCCAAGGGGAGTGGCAAATTCCCGCTGGCGATGCCCCATCTTCTCCTCCCCAAATTTTGCGCCTTCTGGACCACGTGGCGCTACTCCGCTCCGCCCGCTGGGCAACTTGA
- a CDS encoding methyl-accepting chemotaxis protein, with the protein MATETNFSQLYGLAYAAYGQGDYQEASSHIEQLATDFPDDPNVLLLRGHIYVGLEQYALANEAYQAVIRLSDRQDLIDCAHQALGQIQGNGTGDNGADDPFGQDQDWQNSLDNIDQGMDWDTGVFTEEDFGEPTLGRAPTPTNPGMDHPFGRSSGSFGTSGASSYEIEHLDWSPEAFTDDLDSDDEQTMMPQTGESTFVVPPAFGEGVVDFADLAAQVPSAGMGAAAASEYPDYQSWDGGDWSEGLGLDEPEVVPNVQTPTSGSYGGKELPSFDAFEEGVGDELSDFNLTDIAPELPDSSLFTQSTGLDLSSMGQAYDTQSGDEPVYGGANAAPPGMATWLKPEGATTGDLSSATSPFNDRPTSEVDAGFLGWFTNASLFKKQIYMAIASGLFSGVVVLVLGNVVGLGGNPGDVPAPPGQTTEAPAQGAPTQGEVTPPSPEKEASKPSLLNLALLTALATVVGVFLINSLLMRQIKSIIDDLQNQFESIYEGNFNVRAKVRSEDELGALTQRFNYISQVILTATSEAQERAATTEKVREKLQRQVIRLLDDVEGASRGDLTVQAEVTADELGAVADAFNLTIQNLREIVLQVKNAAKQVNNNCKDSESFARNNSSDALRMAEELAVTLNSVQLMTESIERVAENAREAEEVAHTSSLTALKGGEAVERTVGGILQIRETVSETARKVKRLAEASQEISKIVAVISQIASRTNLLALNASIQAARAGEAGRGFAIVADEVRQLADRSAKSLKEIEQIVLQIQSETGSVMTAMEEGIQQVIDVTDKSEQSKRALEDIIEVSNRINTLVRSITADTVKQQENSGAVSNVMQSIELTAQETSQESQRVAGSLQTLVAISRDLLTSVERFRVESK; encoded by the coding sequence ATGGCAACAGAAACCAATTTTTCGCAGCTTTATGGGTTGGCCTACGCTGCCTATGGACAGGGAGATTATCAAGAAGCATCTTCCCACATTGAACAATTGGCCACTGATTTCCCCGATGATCCCAATGTTTTGTTGCTCCGGGGACATATCTATGTTGGCTTGGAACAGTACGCCTTGGCCAACGAGGCTTACCAAGCTGTAATTCGACTTTCCGATCGCCAGGATTTAATTGATTGTGCCCACCAGGCCCTGGGGCAAATCCAGGGGAATGGAACCGGGGACAATGGGGCCGATGACCCCTTTGGTCAGGATCAGGATTGGCAAAACAGCCTAGATAACATCGATCAGGGCATGGATTGGGATACTGGGGTATTTACCGAGGAGGATTTTGGGGAACCAACCCTAGGCCGGGCCCCTACTCCCACCAATCCGGGCATGGATCATCCCTTTGGCCGTAGCTCTGGGTCCTTTGGTACCAGTGGGGCAAGCAGCTATGAAATCGAACATTTAGATTGGAGTCCGGAGGCCTTCACCGACGATCTCGACTCGGACGATGAACAAACCATGATGCCCCAAACAGGGGAATCTACCTTTGTGGTGCCACCGGCCTTTGGCGAAGGAGTGGTGGATTTTGCCGATTTAGCGGCGCAAGTCCCCTCTGCGGGCATGGGAGCAGCGGCGGCTTCTGAATACCCGGATTACCAAAGTTGGGATGGAGGCGATTGGAGCGAAGGCCTGGGCTTGGATGAGCCAGAAGTTGTTCCCAATGTGCAGACCCCCACTTCCGGGAGTTATGGTGGCAAGGAATTACCTAGTTTTGATGCTTTCGAGGAAGGTGTTGGCGACGAGTTATCAGATTTTAACTTGACGGACATTGCTCCGGAGTTGCCAGATTCTTCCCTATTTACCCAGAGCACCGGCCTGGATTTAAGCTCCATGGGCCAGGCCTATGACACCCAGAGTGGTGATGAGCCAGTTTATGGAGGCGCTAATGCAGCACCGCCGGGCATGGCTACTTGGTTAAAACCGGAGGGGGCCACCACTGGAGATCTATCCAGTGCCACTAGTCCCTTTAATGACCGCCCCACCAGCGAAGTGGATGCTGGTTTTCTCGGTTGGTTCACCAATGCTTCTCTCTTCAAGAAGCAAATTTATATGGCGATCGCCTCGGGACTGTTTTCCGGGGTGGTGGTTTTGGTATTGGGCAATGTGGTGGGTCTAGGGGGAAATCCTGGGGATGTGCCTGCGCCTCCGGGGCAAACCACAGAAGCTCCCGCACAAGGGGCGCCGACCCAGGGGGAAGTAACACCTCCATCCCCTGAGAAAGAAGCAAGCAAACCTTCCCTATTGAATCTAGCCCTCCTCACGGCTCTAGCCACGGTGGTCGGTGTCTTTTTAATCAACAGTCTCTTGATGCGACAGATTAAAAGTATTATCGATGATTTGCAAAATCAGTTTGAATCCATTTACGAAGGTAATTTCAACGTCCGGGCCAAGGTGCGATCGGAAGACGAATTGGGAGCGTTGACCCAAAGGTTTAACTACATTTCTCAAGTTATTCTCACTGCCACCAGCGAAGCCCAGGAAAGGGCCGCCACCACCGAAAAAGTAAGGGAAAAATTACAACGACAGGTAATCCGCCTCCTAGATGACGTGGAGGGGGCCTCCCGGGGAGATTTGACTGTCCAGGCAGAGGTGACAGCGGACGAACTAGGGGCTGTGGCCGATGCCTTTAACCTGACTATCCAGAATCTGCGGGAAATTGTCCTCCAGGTAAAAAATGCTGCCAAGCAGGTGAATAATAACTGTAAAGACAGTGAATCCTTTGCCCGCAATAATTCCAGCGACGCCCTAAGGATGGCGGAGGAATTGGCCGTCACCCTCAACTCAGTTCAACTGATGACGGAATCCATTGAACGGGTGGCAGAAAATGCGCGGGAAGCGGAGGAAGTAGCCCATACCTCATCGTTAACCGCATTGAAAGGTGGAGAGGCGGTGGAAAGAACGGTGGGGGGAATTCTGCAAATTCGGGAAACGGTGTCGGAAACGGCCCGGAAAGTGAAACGGTTAGCGGAAGCGTCCCAGGAAATTTCTAAGATTGTGGCGGTTATATCCCAAATTGCCTCCCGGACAAACTTGCTAGCCCTAAACGCTTCCATCCAGGCAGCCCGGGCAGGGGAAGCGGGGCGGGGTTTTGCCATCGTGGCGGACGAAGTGCGGCAGTTGGCGGATCGTTCGGCTAAATCCCTCAAGGAAATTGAACAGATCGTTTTGCAAATTCAAAGTGAGACCGGTTCCGTAATGACTGCCATGGAAGAAGGCATTCAACAGGTAATTGATGTAACGGATAAGTCAGAACAGTCGAAACGAGCCCTGGAGGATATTATTGAGGTGTCTAATCGCATTAACACTTTGGTGCGTTCCATCACTGCGGATACAGTCAAACAACAGGAGAATTCCGGGGCGGTGTCCAACGTTATGCAGTCCATTGAACTGACGGCCCAGGAGACATCCCAGGAGTCCCAACGGGTGGCAGGATCTTTGCAAACCCTGGTGGCCATTTCCCGGGATCTGTTAACTTCGGTAGAACGGTTCCGGGTAGAAAGTAAGTAA
- a CDS encoding ABC transporter permease yields MADQGSRHSLSLWFQRLVAAFFLTGQVFLHILQGRINRRNTLEQMNMVGPESMAIALITAGFVGMVFTIQVAREFIYYGATTTIGGVLSLSLTRELAPVLTAVVIAGRVGSAFAAEIGTMRVTEQLDALYMLRTDPIDYLVVPRVIACALMLPILTGLSLFVGMAGGLVISSSLYGINPTIFLNSVQDFTQLWDVFACLLKSLVFGGIIAIIGCSWGLTTTGGAKGVGESTTTAVVTSLLAIFISNFFLSWLMFQGTGDTTLG; encoded by the coding sequence ATGGCCGATCAAGGCTCCCGCCACTCCCTTAGTCTTTGGTTCCAGCGTTTGGTCGCGGCCTTTTTCCTCACAGGGCAGGTTTTTTTGCATATTCTCCAGGGGCGCATTAATCGCCGCAACACCTTGGAGCAAATGAATATGGTGGGGCCGGAATCCATGGCGATCGCCTTAATCACAGCGGGTTTTGTGGGCATGGTTTTCACAATTCAAGTAGCTCGGGAATTTATCTACTACGGAGCAACTACTACCATTGGGGGGGTACTTTCCCTATCTTTAACCAGGGAATTGGCCCCAGTGCTGACGGCGGTGGTCATTGCGGGGCGAGTGGGCTCGGCCTTTGCTGCGGAAATTGGCACCATGCGGGTAACGGAACAGTTGGATGCGCTTTATATGCTCAGGACGGATCCCATTGACTATCTGGTGGTACCTAGGGTAATTGCCTGTGCTTTGATGTTGCCCATTTTGACCGGACTGTCCTTGTTTGTCGGCATGGCAGGAGGATTAGTAATTTCTTCCAGTCTTTATGGCATCAATCCGACTATTTTTTTAAATTCTGTGCAAGATTTTACCCAGCTATGGGATGTTTTCGCCTGTTTACTTAAATCCTTGGTATTTGGTGGCATCATCGCCATCATTGGCTGTAGTTGGGGTTTAACCACCACTGGAGGAGCCAAGGGAGTCGGGGAATCCACCACCACCGCTGTGGTCACTTCCCTGTTGGCCATTTTCATCAGCAATTTCTTTTTATCCTGGTTAATGTTCCAGGGCACCGGCGACACCACCCTCGGCTAG
- a CDS encoding TatA/E family twin arginine-targeting protein translocase, which produces MNIFGIGLPELGLIFVIALLVFGPKKLPEVGRSLGKALRGFQEASKEFETELKREAQNLEKSVQIKAELEESKTPENSPEKTS; this is translated from the coding sequence ATGAATATTTTTGGCATTGGCTTACCCGAACTAGGTTTAATTTTTGTCATCGCTCTGTTGGTGTTCGGCCCAAAAAAGCTACCGGAAGTGGGTCGGAGCTTGGGTAAAGCCCTGCGGGGTTTCCAAGAAGCTTCCAAAGAATTTGAGACTGAACTGAAACGGGAAGCCCAAAATTTAGAAAAGTCAGTGCAAATTAAGGCAGAACTAGAAGAAAGCAAAACCCCCGAGAATAGCCCAGAAAAAACAAGCTAA
- a CDS encoding sensor domain-containing diguanylate cyclase has translation MQNFSLKKVFKKPEIKILLRQLEECCGEKLTIIDTDSHCLWGKNIACSQHKADIYCHEILVGAITGEIAEHSAQAIAIVLGYIVQTEYEKKQLAKDTLQKYEEVVFLSQFSNAIATCTSLNEVITVIRDEIRQVINVDEIFLYLYDQSQDKLTPFLYKTEESLRNLKAIENIIQRILEVNGVEVIDDVQDDHDYLNHPSDIRSLLCSSLTVQNSIIGVLGLAHYQTKYFDSTDLNLFSTITSQVAAAIRTAQYYETIKNYSQTLELRVRERTLELEFAKQQLEQVNQQLKHLAIYDELTQIPNRRYFTTYLEQEWRQCLRQKSPISLILCDVDYFKNYNDLYGHQVGDQCLQSIAKIVQSALKRPSDVLARYGGEEFILILPYTDQPGAYTVAERIHCYLAEAQISHADSPTSRYVTVSLGIGTTVPLLHYQPSDLIKIADQALYAAKASGRNQTRGKVLSFQCG, from the coding sequence ATGCAAAACTTTTCCCTCAAAAAAGTATTTAAAAAGCCGGAGATTAAAATCCTACTCCGGCAGTTGGAAGAGTGTTGTGGAGAAAAATTAACTATTATTGACACTGATAGCCATTGTCTGTGGGGCAAAAATATTGCCTGTTCCCAACACAAAGCCGATATTTATTGCCATGAAATTTTGGTGGGTGCCATAACCGGAGAAATTGCCGAGCATTCCGCCCAGGCGATCGCCATAGTACTGGGCTATATTGTACAAACGGAATACGAGAAAAAGCAGTTAGCCAAAGATACTCTGCAAAAATATGAAGAAGTGGTTTTCCTCTCGCAGTTTTCCAATGCCATTGCCACCTGCACCAGCTTAAATGAGGTGATTACTGTTATTAGGGATGAAATTCGTCAAGTAATTAATGTAGATGAAATATTCTTATATCTGTACGATCAAAGTCAAGATAAGTTAACTCCTTTTTTGTATAAAACAGAAGAATCCCTTCGGAATTTAAAAGCTATTGAAAATATCATTCAGCGGATATTAGAAGTTAATGGAGTTGAAGTGATTGATGACGTCCAAGATGATCATGATTATCTCAACCATCCTTCCGATATTCGTTCCCTACTTTGCTCATCCTTGACCGTACAAAACTCGATTATTGGTGTTTTGGGCTTAGCCCATTACCAGACTAAATATTTTGACTCCACCGATTTAAACCTTTTTTCCACCATTACTAGCCAGGTCGCTGCCGCTATCCGCACCGCCCAGTATTACGAAACGATTAAAAATTATTCCCAAACCCTAGAGCTTAGAGTTAGGGAACGGACTCTGGAATTAGAATTTGCTAAGCAACAATTGGAGCAGGTCAATCAACAACTCAAACATTTAGCTATTTATGATGAACTGACCCAAATACCTAACCGACGTTATTTCACTACCTATTTAGAACAGGAATGGCGACAATGTTTGCGACAAAAATCCCCCATTTCTTTGATTTTATGTGACGTGGATTATTTCAAAAACTATAATGATCTTTACGGCCACCAAGTGGGGGACCAATGCCTACAAAGTATAGCTAAAATTGTCCAAAGTGCTTTAAAGCGCCCATCAGATGTGTTGGCTCGTTATGGGGGAGAGGAGTTTATTTTAATTCTTCCCTACACTGACCAACCTGGGGCCTACACTGTGGCCGAGCGTATCCATTGCTATCTAGCGGAAGCACAAATTTCCCATGCAGATTCTCCCACTAGTCGGTACGTCACCGTAAGCCTGGGCATTGGCACTACCGTACCTCTACTCCATTATCAACCCAGTGATTTAATTAAAATCGCGGATCAAGCTTTGTATGCGGCCAAGGCTTCTGGACGGAATCAAACCAGGGGCAAGGTTTTATCTTTTCAATGTGGATAA
- the sbcC gene encoding exonuclease subunit SbcC, giving the protein MIPQQLILKNFLSYQDVSLDFRGLHTACICGANGAGKSSLLEAITWAIWGKCRAESEDDVLHNGTDQVRVDFQFISNNQTYRIIRSRQRGRSSVAEFQIKSGDNFRTLSAKGLRATQEKITATLKLDYETFVNSAYLRQGRADEFMLRKPSERKQILADLLKLDQYELLATRAKDISKEAKGKINILNDRLQVLEQDLNQRPYVVANQAKLTEEITAIQTEQKQTEWQLQQLQTSQNQRQQWQKQATWQQRQCQELAIEIERLDNQQEEIKQQCQNLDKLLEQETVIKANFQNYQRLQTEEVALAESFQQYQTLQQQRQNLEQQLQRTENELARQIEQELLRLEHLDKQVAELEPILAQQQDIEAELNKLKIAKQNLIQLDNLQNQVAPLLQRRYALQADLEKAKAQCQAQLEQRQAIAKQLKIAIAAIPEQRKAFQALDEEICQLKNKQVYLKRVEEKGQERGHFKERLQENQRLFEKQLRELEQKLDLLDSPGATCPLCEQGLDGHYHQQVMEKTEQECQELRNQIWILKEQITLADQELDILRNEYKEIADGLSNLEQLLQHYGQMEAELERSGENHEKLVELNGQIADLELSLTQGTFAESLQLELTALERELTNLAYDEQTHALARSTVDQLRKGEIRQAKLKEAQIKYRQLTGDRPGLEQKLLALRSQLQSLGTSSPLRQQWQQVEASIAQLNYDSESHQQLLAELRRQQPWQLRHQELEQARQQLPILMQRGQEYQALIGDRQQALQERQEELVHLEKQISQYADHGEQIRLLENELTQRRQHLDHLLAKKGGLEQLLIQIDTLQGEYEETKQQFEQAKKQFRIHEELGKAFGKNGIQAMMIENILPQLEAETNYILARLTGNQHHIQFVTQKEGKSSTKNKPKMIDTLDILIADAQGTRPYETYSGGEAFRINFSIRLALAKLLAQRSGTALQLLIIDEGFGTQDADGCDRLVAAITAIASDFACILTVTHMPQFKEAFQQRIEVCKTEFGSQLAIVS; this is encoded by the coding sequence ATGATACCCCAACAATTAATTTTAAAAAATTTCTTAAGTTATCAGGATGTTAGTCTTGATTTTCGGGGATTGCATACTGCCTGTATTTGCGGTGCCAATGGTGCAGGAAAATCTTCTTTGCTGGAGGCTATCACTTGGGCAATTTGGGGTAAATGTCGGGCTGAAAGTGAAGATGATGTGCTCCATAATGGCACTGATCAAGTTAGGGTAGACTTTCAATTTATTAGTAATAATCAGACCTACCGAATTATTCGCAGTCGCCAACGGGGCCGCAGTAGCGTAGCGGAATTTCAAATTAAAAGCGGCGATAATTTTCGCACCCTTTCTGCTAAGGGTCTCAGGGCGACCCAGGAAAAGATTACTGCCACGTTAAAGTTGGATTACGAAACCTTTGTCAACTCTGCCTATCTTCGCCAAGGCCGAGCCGATGAATTTATGTTACGCAAGCCCAGTGAACGGAAACAAATTCTGGCGGATTTATTAAAGCTAGACCAGTATGAATTATTGGCGACCAGGGCTAAGGATATTTCCAAAGAAGCTAAGGGTAAAATCAATATTCTTAATGACCGCTTACAAGTATTAGAACAGGATTTAAATCAACGACCTTATGTGGTGGCTAATCAAGCTAAATTAACTGAGGAAATTACGGCAATACAAACAGAGCAAAAACAAACTGAATGGCAATTACAACAACTACAAACTAGTCAAAATCAACGGCAACAATGGCAAAAACAAGCAACTTGGCAACAACGGCAATGCCAGGAATTAGCGATTGAAATTGAACGATTAGATAATCAACAGGAAGAAATAAAACAGCAATGTCAAAATTTAGATAAATTACTGGAACAAGAAACAGTAATTAAAGCCAATTTCCAGAATTACCAGAGGTTACAAACTGAGGAAGTAGCGTTAGCAGAATCTTTCCAACAATATCAAACTTTACAGCAACAACGCCAGAATTTAGAGCAACAGTTACAGCGCACAGAAAATGAATTAGCTCGGCAAATAGAACAAGAGCTCTTACGCTTAGAGCATTTAGATAAACAGGTGGCAGAATTAGAACCTATATTAGCCCAACAACAGGATATCGAGGCAGAATTAAATAAATTAAAAATTGCCAAACAAAACCTCATTCAGCTTGATAACCTACAAAATCAAGTTGCTCCCCTTTTGCAACGTCGTTATGCTCTACAAGCTGATTTAGAAAAAGCAAAGGCCCAATGTCAGGCTCAATTAGAACAACGCCAGGCGATCGCCAAACAATTAAAAATAGCGATTGCTGCTATTCCCGAGCAAAGAAAAGCTTTTCAGGCTTTAGACGAGGAAATTTGCCAATTAAAAAATAAACAAGTTTATCTTAAACGGGTAGAAGAAAAGGGCCAGGAACGGGGCCATTTCAAAGAACGACTGCAGGAAAATCAAAGGTTATTTGAAAAGCAGTTGCGGGAACTAGAGCAAAAGTTAGATTTGCTGGATAGTCCTGGTGCCACTTGTCCTTTGTGTGAACAGGGTTTAGATGGCCATTATCATCAACAGGTAATGGAGAAAACTGAACAAGAATGCCAAGAATTACGTAATCAAATTTGGATTCTCAAGGAACAAATTACCCTTGCTGATCAAGAATTAGATATTTTACGGAATGAATATAAAGAAATTGCTGATGGTTTAAGTAATTTAGAACAATTACTGCAACACTATGGACAAATGGAAGCGGAGTTGGAAAGAAGTGGAGAAAACCATGAAAAATTGGTGGAATTAAATGGGCAAATTGCTGACTTAGAGCTGAGCTTAACCCAAGGAACTTTTGCTGAATCTCTCCAACTTGAATTGACGGCTCTAGAGCGAGAATTAACTAACTTAGCCTACGACGAACAAACCCATGCCCTAGCCCGTTCCACCGTAGATCAGCTAAGGAAAGGAGAAATTCGCCAAGCTAAGTTGAAAGAAGCCCAAATTAAGTATCGGCAATTAACAGGCGATCGCCCAGGGTTGGAGCAAAAATTACTGGCATTGCGTTCCCAATTACAAAGTTTGGGCACCAGTTCTCCCCTGCGTCAACAATGGCAACAGGTGGAAGCATCCATCGCTCAATTAAACTATGACAGTGAAAGTCACCAACAATTATTGGCAGAATTACGGCGTCAACAGCCCTGGCAGTTACGACATCAGGAACTAGAGCAAGCTCGGCAACAATTACCAATCCTGATGCAACGAGGACAGGAATACCAAGCTCTCATTGGCGATCGCCAGCAGGCTTTGCAGGAAAGGCAAGAAGAGTTGGTGCATTTGGAAAAACAGATTAGCCAATACGCTGATCATGGGGAGCAGATTCGACTTTTAGAAAATGAATTGACGCAACGAAGACAACACTTAGATCACCTACTGGCAAAAAAAGGTGGCTTGGAACAATTATTGATTCAAATTGACACGTTGCAGGGAGAATATGAAGAAACTAAACAGCAATTTGAGCAAGCTAAAAAACAATTTCGTATCCACGAAGAACTGGGTAAAGCCTTCGGCAAAAATGGTATTCAAGCAATGATGATTGAAAACATTCTACCCCAGCTAGAAGCAGAAACTAATTATATTTTGGCTCGGTTAACGGGCAACCAACACCATATCCAATTTGTCACCCAAAAAGAAGGTAAAAGTAGCACTAAAAATAAACCCAAAATGATTGATACTTTGGACATTCTCATTGCCGACGCCCAGGGTACCCGCCCCTATGAAACCTACTCCGGAGGAGAGGCTTTTCGGATTAATTTTTCTATCCGTTTAGCCCTGGCAAAATTATTGGCCCAAAGGTCTGGTACCGCTTTGCAATTACTAATTATTGACGAAGGCTTCGGTACCCAGGATGCAGACGGTTGCGATCGCCTGGTGGCCGCCATCACCGCCATTGCCTCAGATTTTGCCTGTATTCTCACTGTCACCCATATGCCCCAATTTAAGGAAGCCTTTCAACAACGCATTGAAGTGTGTAAAACGGAATTTGGTTCCCAGTTAGCCATTGTTAGTTAG
- a CDS encoding pentapeptide repeat-containing protein — protein sequence MGHCTAVIMQEFSHYYEILGLEVGASLEEINEAYRDLAFVWHPDRLPRDNPRLLAKAAGKLKEINQARDRLKEMLELEITTKASQASQTDQPGNTPKTKPKSKPKAKSPPPYPPPGDRQPRPHHNQQSNHNHSPNSPHHQENHNRPYYRDLTGADLRWANLKEKDLSGRKMVSANLSNADLSDSFLHQVNLENANLFRANLFRANLLEANLRGANLQEANLVGADLSGADLSGANLQGAKIGAGNRIMVKLTAAKLTGAILPDGSKHS from the coding sequence GTGGGCCATTGCACAGCGGTGATTATGCAAGAGTTTTCCCACTACTACGAAATCCTGGGGCTAGAGGTGGGGGCTAGCCTGGAGGAAATCAATGAAGCCTACCGGGATTTGGCCTTTGTGTGGCACCCCGATCGCCTGCCCAGGGATAATCCCCGGCTGTTGGCCAAGGCAGCGGGGAAACTGAAAGAAATTAACCAAGCCCGTGATCGCCTCAAGGAAATGTTGGAGTTGGAGATAACCACTAAAGCTTCCCAAGCATCTCAAACCGATCAACCCGGTAATACGCCCAAAACTAAACCTAAATCCAAGCCAAAGGCCAAATCTCCTCCACCTTACCCACCCCCCGGCGATCGTCAACCTCGGCCCCATCATAATCAGCAGAGCAACCATAACCATAGTCCTAACTCCCCCCATCATCAAGAAAACCACAATCGACCCTACTATCGAGATTTAACCGGGGCGGATTTGCGTTGGGCTAACTTAAAAGAAAAGGATTTATCCGGACGGAAAATGGTCTCGGCTAACCTAAGTAATGCGGATTTGAGCGATAGTTTTTTACACCAAGTTAATTTGGAAAATGCCAATCTTTTTCGGGCTAATCTTTTCCGGGCTAATTTATTAGAAGCGAACCTACGGGGGGCTAATTTGCAGGAGGCCAATTTAGTCGGTGCGGATCTGAGCGGGGCAGATCTCAGTGGAGCTAATTTACAGGGGGCTAAAATTGGTGCAGGCAATCGGATTATGGTCAAACTAACGGCAGCTAAGTTAACCGGGGCTATTCTTCCCGATGGCAGTAAACATAGTTAA
- the rpmF gene encoding 50S ribosomal protein L32 — MAVPKKKTSKAKRDQRRAHWRRQASSQAQKALSLGKSILSGRSTFLYPPAEEEGEEE; from the coding sequence ATGGCAGTTCCCAAGAAGAAAACCTCCAAAGCAAAACGTGATCAACGCCGGGCCCACTGGCGCAGACAAGCTTCTTCCCAAGCACAAAAGGCTTTATCCCTCGGCAAATCTATTTTATCTGGCCGTTCTACTTTCCTCTATCCCCCCGCTGAGGAAGAAGGGGAAGAAGAGTAA